The genomic region TCGCGGGCAGCGATAGCCATCTCACTCGATGGTCGTGTGCTCGGACTCCTCGTTGAGCGCGAGGTTCGTCGCAATCTCGGCGCTCCGGACCGCGAACTCGGCGGTCTGCTGGAGACTGACGAGCACTTCGCGCACTTCCAGCAGCGCCTCGTTATCCATTTCGGGCAGATCGTCGAGGATTTCGTGTTCCTTGTCGCCGATATCCTTGTACAGCTCGCGGACCTGAATCGCGGTGTCGTAGTTGCGGTCGACGGCTGCCTGTACCGCCAGCTCAGTGATGTCGTTGACCTGATCAGTGAACTCGCGGATACGCCGCATCGTCGAACTGTCGACGTTGAGGGAGTGGTCGTCGGTCTCCAGCGCGATTTCGGCGATGTCCTCGGCGTTGTCCGCCGTCAGTTCGAGATTCTTCGCAATCGAGCGGTAGCCGATAAGCGGGAAGCCGTCGTTGAGGCCGATAGCCCGCGCGAGGTTCGGATTCTGGTAGGCCGTGAAGATGAGCCGCAGTAGCAGGACGAAAATCTTGTTGGCCTGGCGCTCGCGGTTGAGCGCCCGCTGGGCGAGGTCGGGGTTGCCGTGGGCGAGTGACTTCACCGCCTCGTTTCGCATCGTCGAGCCGGTCGATTCCAGCCGTTCGAGGAGGTTGTTGAGCGTGAAGTCCTCCGGGTCGACGGAACAGCGAATCGCGATCCTGTCGGGTGTCTCCTCGATGACGCCGAGCCCCATCAGCTGGGTTTCGGCGTTGTAGACGGCGTTGATGTGTGAGGATTCCAGCGTCTCGCCCTCTGGGGCTTCGACGTGGATGACGCGCCGGCCGAGCACGTACTGGGCGACGATAGCCCGCTCGACAGACGCAGCATCGAGGTTCTCCGCGTGGATGATAGCCTCTGACTCTTCGGTCTGGACGGACTCGGGCATGACTGTCAGCGTGCCTTTGCCGCCCATCCGTAGCGACACCTCGTCGCCTTTTTCGACGTCGTGCGCACTGGCCCACTCCGCCGGCAACGTCATCGCGAGCGTCGACGGCCCCAATCGCTGTACTTTCCGTGTTTCCATATGTCCTTTGTGGGGCGTGAGATACCTTAATCTTGACTATACATGATAAAATACCGCGGGCGATATATCATGGCTTGTTGTCCTCGACTGTGGAAGCGTCAGACTACTTCGACAAGTCTCCGCTCGTGACGCCCGACGCGAACCCGCAGCCAGCCGCGCAGTTCCTCGTCTAACTCCGGGTCGCCAGTGTCGACACGGAGCGTGCCGATGCCGTCCAGTTTCCGACGCGAGGCGACCACTTCGAGGTCACACTGCCTGATGACTGCCGGCGATAGCTGCTGATTTCCCCGGCCGAACACGAACCCCTGTCCGCCGATGGGCGAAACGACGATGATGTTTCGGTCGCCGAGAGCATCGAGAATGTCCGACTCGGCGGCGTCGCTGGCAAGCACCTCGCCGTCGCGCCACACGTCTACACCGAGTGTCGTTCCGTCGAACCCGAACTGTTCCTTGATAGCGCCGACAGTGCTCCCCGGCCCGAGGACGTAGGTGACATCCGGGTCGGCGGCGTCGGCGACGCTCTCGGCGAGCGATTCAACGGTCCCGCCGCCCAGTTGCTTGGCGGACTGTCGCTGGTCGGCGACGGGGACCTCCGCGACGGCCCGGAGTTCAGTGACCACCTCCCCGCCCCTGAAGGCGTCCTCGTCGATGTCGTTGACCTCCGCGCGCTCCGTCTCGGAGAAGCGGGCGACGATTCGCCCGGCCGCGCGCGGCGACACGCCGAACACGGAGGAGTACACCTTAACACCGGCCGGAACGCCCAGAATCGGGATGTCAGCGTGCAGTTCATCGAGGGTCGTGGCGACGTCGACAGCCGTTCCGTCGCCGCCGACGAACAGGATCGCGTCCACGTCCGCCTCGACGAACGCCCGGACTGCATCTCGGGTGTCCTCGCTGCTTGTCTCGTTGGCGCTTGCTGGAGCGCCGACGACGGTCGGATCGAACCCCGC from Haloarcula rubripromontorii harbors:
- a CDS encoding ATP-NAD kinase family protein; this translates as MRRIGVVVNPIAGMGGRVGLKGTDGKVAEARRRGAEQRAPDRARTALESLAEIGAAVELLTYGDPMGADIARQAGFDPTVVGAPASANETSSEDTRDAVRAFVEADVDAILFVGGDGTAVDVATTLDELHADIPILGVPAGVKVYSSVFGVSPRAAGRIVARFSETERAEVNDIDEDAFRGGEVVTELRAVAEVPVADQRQSAKQLGGGTVESLAESVADAADPDVTYVLGPGSTVGAIKEQFGFDGTTLGVDVWRDGEVLASDAAESDILDALGDRNIIVVSPIGGQGFVFGRGNQQLSPAVIRQCDLEVVASRRKLDGIGTLRVDTGDPELDEELRGWLRVRVGRHERRLVEVV
- a CDS encoding phosphate uptake regulator PhoU, which produces METRKVQRLGPSTLAMTLPAEWASAHDVEKGDEVSLRMGGKGTLTVMPESVQTEESEAIIHAENLDAASVERAIVAQYVLGRRVIHVEAPEGETLESSHINAVYNAETQLMGLGVIEETPDRIAIRCSVDPEDFTLNNLLERLESTGSTMRNEAVKSLAHGNPDLAQRALNRERQANKIFVLLLRLIFTAYQNPNLARAIGLNDGFPLIGYRSIAKNLELTADNAEDIAEIALETDDHSLNVDSSTMRRIREFTDQVNDITELAVQAAVDRNYDTAIQVRELYKDIGDKEHEILDDLPEMDNEALLEVREVLVSLQQTAEFAVRSAEIATNLALNEESEHTTIE